One genomic segment of Impatiens glandulifera chromosome 6, dImpGla2.1, whole genome shotgun sequence includes these proteins:
- the LOC124941533 gene encoding uncharacterized protein LOC124941533: MADYTLSLVSSIFLIVASLYGITCLEFIVINNAKTTPGGIRFEKEIGLKYAKEAMETTSKFIWNMLNQNDPKDRRVMDNVTMYISEYKGAEAFTQANKINVSSVYLEGYQGNLTWEFTSLVYHEMTHVWQSFGAFEPIMLIEGIADYTILKANYYPPLYAKPGMGDKWDQGYDFTARFLEYCEGLKPGFVPTLNKMMNITYKEEYFVDLLGKPVNQLWKEYKAKFGGKPSTKNSNTIRERRYSDRYLGY, encoded by the exons ATGGCTGACTATACCTTGAGCCTAGTTTCTTCTATTTTTCTCATTGTGGCTTCCCTCTATGGGATCACCTGTCTCGAGTTCATAGTGATAAATAATGCTAAAACTACGCCCGGAGGGATCCGATTCGAGAAAGAGATAGGATTGAAGTACGCTAAGGAAGCCATGGAAACCACGTCAAAATTCATATGGAATATGTTAAACCAGAACGATCCGAAAGACAGGAGAGTTATGGATAATGTCACAATGTACATATCTGAATACAAAGGCGCTGAAGCTTTCACTCAAGCCAATAAGATTAATGTCAGCTCCGTCTACTTGGAg GGTTATCAAGGCAATTTGACGTGGGAGTTCACATCACTCGTTTATCACGAGATGACTCATGTTTGGCAATCTTTTGGTGCATTTGAACCGATTATGTTGATTGAAGGAATAGCGGATTATACTATCTTGAAAGCTAACTATTATCCCCCATTATACGCAAAGCCTGGGATGGGAGATAAATGGGATCAAGGTTACGATTTCACAGCGAGGTTCCTTGAATATTGCGAGGGGTTAAAACCGGGGTTTGTGCCCACCCTTAACAAGATGATGAACATTACTTATAAGGAGGAATACTTTGTTGATTTGTTGGGGAAGCCTGTCAACCAGCTTTGGAAGGAATACAAGGCTAAGTTTGGTGGCAAACCAAGTACTAAGAACTCTAATACTATCAGGGAAAGGAGATATAGTGACCGATATTTGGGTTATTGA